GGCACCACCACATGCCAGCCTCAATATGCCAATAGTGGCTGAACAAGCTAGAGAAAATAAAATCCACTACATGATGAGTACATGACAGAAGAATGTGGTTTGATCCCACAATGTTCAGAAACAGAAAAACTATGTCTCTCTTTCATGATTACATTGAATACACGTTACAGAAACAAGAAGCATTTGACTTGCCAGTATACGCTTCAACTGAACCAACAAATCCTAAGTTACACACGTCTTTTCTAAGGATAACCTGAATATTACAATCTATCTGTTATGTGCAACCGAGAAAACCTGTGAACCTGTGTCAGTGAGATGTTGATTAGATATAAATTAGATTAGCCAACAGAGAcaagacacacacacacacactttctgtTTATTTTCCTCTGTCAGATCTTGAAAATCTACTAGATCTATGCACCTTCAGCTGAATTGCTGGCACCCTTCTAGCCAGTGCTTGCCAGATCATCTGGACTGCATCATCCTTCTGGGATGGATACTGATACTCAAAATGTTTATCCACCTCTTTGAGCCTATTCCACATCCTTGTCCATTGTTGCTTGCTCACACCACTAATCAGTCTCATCAGGTAACCCTTTTTAACAGCATCAGAAGATCGGACAAAGATGGAGAACTTTGAATAATCCAACACATCCTCGAAAGGTAGCTCAATGTCGTCACTGATGATAACAGGGACACAGTGACTCACTATCGCATCAAACAGACGATTGGAAGAAGGGGTGTCCCCGGCAATGTTTAAGCAAAATTTTGATGAGTGCATTCCTTGGCTGGCTTTGCTGGCCCCATGGTCCTGGACACTTCCAAAGGAAAAGTAAACATCTTTTTCATCTTTGAGCATATAATATAGCTCCTGTCGAATGCTCCCTCCCTGAGTATGGATGATGCAATATATTAGCTTATGTGTCACCGATTGCCGCTGAACAACATAGACAGAATAGGCTGAAAACTGGTACCACGACAGTTCTTAAATAAGAAAATAGTAACCAGCTGGCAGCAATAGGAATACCAGTCTTTTTGGCAGATTTTTTTTGTTTCCATGGATACTTCATACTTGGCATGAATTCGTAAACGAAACTGGCTGGTATATTCCGGTACTAATATCGTTTATTAATGTCGAAGAGATGAAACAGGGGATGTATGTTAATCTATTAATCTCTGGAACTTAATAGTTTGAGAAAACAAACATAAACCAGGAGCCTTTCCAACAAAGATGGAAGATCGAGAAAGCCTTGTGTAAACATCATTGAAGATATCAAATTACACAAACTTCATCCAGAGGTTCAAGCATTCAAATAAGGTGATCGATGTAGATTAATCAAGAAAGAGGCTTTATGCATAAGTCTAACCACCTTTATGAGTTAATGGTAGATATAAGATTTTGGGGGGAAAACAAGCAACAGAACCTATATCCATTTTTGTTCAGAAGAACCATTTGATGTATATGGCAACATAATAAGTTTCCTTTACTAGTAACTAATGCCAGCACAGGGTAGCCAAAACTGTGGCACTTTGTAATAGTAGTAACTAGTGCTATCAAAACACCAACATTTGAACTCAAAATTACATCATGATTCATGAACTTTGAAGAAACAGAATAATTATGGGACCTCAATAAAAAGAATCACTGTTATTTGGTATAAACTAGTTGCATGTGAATACCCCCTTTTAACAATCAGAGGCATGAGTGCATGACCCCTACATCATGTTGCCATAAGCTAATTTCACCCAGTTTCAAATTATGCTACTCTCGCTGTACAGCTTGCCGGTTCCTAATGTGATTTATGTTTGACAAGCTTTGCTATAAAAAAGGAGTCTTCTTTAACACAAAAGACAAATTTTTGATATGCTACTAAACTACTACTCCTAGTATAATGTTCAACACTTGACAGCTTCATAATCATTTCCTCATAGAACCAACGAAGTTAATCACCAAACTACTAGTATGTTATGATTGGCACCAAGTAGAAATGCAGAATAAAAGGTTCCGAAATCAGCAGCAAGCACAATTACCTCCTTCCTGTAAATGGCTCCCCTGAAGTAGAGCAATGTTGTTCGGTGATCAAACCCAGCCGAGTCATTGACGAACGCCTTGGCCATGTGTTTGTATGGCGCAATGACATCCTTCTCCAAGCTGGCCACCCTGGGTTGGTACCTCCCGAAGTCCGACAGCACGAAGACCGCCGGCGACAGCGCCGCCCGGGCGTGCAGCAAGCTGTTGGGGTGGTGCGCGACGATGACATGGTCAGCGCCACCGTAcctcttccactccggccgcgcggCGAGGTACCTGATGAGCTTCTCCTGCAGGGCCTTGTCCCTGGACACCTTCTCCGGCGGCACGGGCCTGGAGTGGCGGTTGTAGCTGAGGGAGGCGAAGAAGGGGACGAAGACGAGGTCGGCGTCGCGGGAGTCGGCGACCCGCACGGCGGCGCCGCAGGGCTCCGAGGACGAGGACAGGAGGTCGAGCGTGAGCCAGTACGCGACGCTGTGCTGCTGGTTGAGGCCCCCGGGGTaccgcggcggcggtgcggcggcgccGCTGGTGAGGTCCGGCCAGACGGAgccggtggacggcggcgaccagCCGAGGAGGCCGAAGTGGAACTCGGGCGGCAGATCGTACATGAAGAccctgacggcggcggcgcgcgggtcgCACCGCGCCGCACCGGCGCCCGAGCCGGAGCCCGGGTCGTCGGGGCGGCCGTTCTCATCAAGAAAGGAGAGCTCTTTGCGGGCGCCGGTGGTGTTGGAGGAGGCGCTGGCGGTCACGGGGACGGCCGCGGCGGAGACGGCGCGGGGCGGGACGGGGAGGCCGGTGTCGGCGGGGCGCCagcgcgcgccggcggcggcgaagaggaAGATGGTGGAGGCGACgaggacggtggcggcggcgagcgggagGAGGAGGGTGCGGCCGCGGGGCGCCATGGAGGGGCGCAGGTCATCGCTGTGCTGGAGATGGTGGAGTAGGAGGAGGAAGGGGCATGGCGGATCGATCTGATTCAGGAGTGGAGTCGCTGCAACAGAGACAAGGGGGAAGCAGAAGCGTGAGCCAGAAATTGGTTTGGTGCGTGGCACAATTCTTGTGGGCCAAAAAAGGCCTATGGCCCAAGCATCGAACTAAACAATACGGACGATGCATGATGCAGTGCAAATGTGCAAAGACAGAGAGAGACGATCTATCTGGCCGGCGATGCAACTGAATCTATCTATTTTTAGCAACTGCGTAACGGCGACGATCTATCTATATGGAGTATCTATCATCGGATCTCTtaccatcttcttcctctgcttgcttcttcttcccccATCTTCTTGGTCCGCACAATTAgtaagagtttgagctttgcaTTATATACAGCCTCGATTCGGGTCGTTTCAATCGGTCGTCCGTGCATCAGGCGCTCTAAGACATGGCCAAGGGCAAACCAATGGTGACGTTGCTCCCAAtctgcttcctcttcctcctcgcgctcgCTTCCGCCGCCGAGGTATGCACTTGACTTAGTTGACTAGGTGATGTCCGATCCTTTGGAGGATTCTCTTCTTCGTTCTGTCTAGCTAGCATGCATTCTCGGCACGACTTGTATATAATAGTTTACATGTCCATTGTTGTCGATCGATCTGAAGATCGTCGACAATAATGGTGTCGTTGTTGAAGACCTGAACAATGGTGACGACATCGACAACCACCACCACAAGGTAACCGATCAGCGTCAATTCTTCCAAAGAAAAATGTACCCTAATCTAATCTATTTGCTGCCTCGTGTCTTGTCGATACGTTGGCAATGTGCAGGGCAACAACGATGGCAAGGGAAAACTCAAGCCTTCTCGTAAGTCATGAGTAGTCGATAGTCCAGTCTTCAATCAAATAATAATATGTGTGGATTGGAAGTGCTGAAACGATATGAATGAAATGCGTGCATGCAGAGTGCGGCGGGGAGTGCCGGCGGAGATGCTCCAAGACGCACCACAAGAAGCCGTGCCTCTTCTTCTGCAACAAGTGCTGCGCCAAGTGCCTCTGTGTGCCCCCAGGAACCTACGGCAACAAGGAAACCTGCCCCTGCTACAACAACTGGAAGACCAAGGAAGGAGGGCCCAAGTGCCCTTGACCTCCCCTCCTGTTTTTTGTTTTGTTTGGCCCAGCCCCGTAGGAATAACTTACTTGGTGGGCTTTGGATAGTAGGTCAGGGCCTGCTGGGATTCATTATGTTCTCCGAATTGAACCAATCCTTTTACTAGCAGTGTGAATGTGTGATGAGCAGAGCAGAGTGCTAGACTGAATGATGATGTACTCGCTTAATCTTCCCAGACACGGGTTGTTTTCTTGTCATTAAAGAGTTATAAGACCCATCACTAGGACTAGCTCCCAAAAACCTGTATGTACACCGTCAAATCATCGCTATACCAACTACCATCAAACAGGATTACATGAGTAACAGCTGACTTGTCAAATAGATCAAGACCAGATGCCATG
Above is a genomic segment from Panicum hallii strain FIL2 chromosome 8, PHallii_v3.1, whole genome shotgun sequence containing:
- the LOC112901912 gene encoding probable arabinosyltransferase ARAD1, which gives rise to MAPRGRTLLLPLAAATVLVASTIFLFAAAGARWRPADTGLPVPPRAVSAAAVPVTASASSNTTGARKELSFLDENGRPDDPGSGSGAGAARCDPRAAAVRVFMYDLPPEFHFGLLGWSPPSTGSVWPDLTSGAAAPPPRYPGGLNQQHSVAYWLTLDLLSSSSEPCGAAVRVADSRDADLVFVPFFASLSYNRHSRPVPPEKVSRDKALQEKLIRYLAARPEWKRYGGADHVIVAHHPNSLLHARAALSPAVFVLSDFGRYQPRVASLEKDVIAPYKHMAKAFVNDSAGFDHRTTLLYFRGAIYRKEGGSIRQELYYMLKDEKDVYFSFGSVQDHGASKASQGMHSSKFCLNIAGDTPSSNRLFDAIVSHCVPVIISDDIELPFEDVLDYSKFSIFVRSSDAVKKGYLMRLISGVSKQQWTRMWNRLKEVDKHFEYQYPSQKDDAVQMIWQALARRVPAIQLKVHRSSRFSRSDRGK
- the LOC112902531 gene encoding gibberellin-regulated protein 5-like; its protein translation is MAKGKPMVTLLPICFLFLLALASAAEIVDNNGVVVEDLNNGDDIDNHHHKGNNDGKGKLKPSQCGGECRRRCSKTHHKKPCLFFCNKCCAKCLCVPPGTYGNKETCPCYNNWKTKEGGPKCP